A region of Asticcacaulis excentricus DNA encodes the following proteins:
- the zigA gene encoding zinc metallochaperone GTPase ZigA yields the protein MTKLPVTVLSGFLGAGKTTLLNHVLRNREGLRVAVIVNDMSEVNIDAALVKGGDANLSRTQEKLVEMSNGCICCTLREDLLEEVRVLAQSGRFDYLLIEGTGIAEPMPVAATFDFVEESGVSLADLARVDTMVTVVDTFNFHRDYGSSDFLADRGESLGEDDTRTVVNLLVEQIEFADVIVLNKLDLVTDDQRRDVEGICRQFNPLARIVYAEKGVVPLSDILNTGLFSMERAQSAAGWRQALEFNTVPETEEYGISSFVYRARRPFHPARLKAVLDREWPGVWRSKGFFWLASRMDYVGSWSQAGAAATHEWGGYWWAAIPPNRRPNDPESRAFLDQVWRAPYGDRRQEIVLIGKGMDQAALTAMFDAALLTPAEWQRGPKSWSKLPDPFPVWGRQSEPA from the coding sequence ATGACCAAACTTCCTGTGACCGTTCTGTCTGGTTTTCTGGGGGCCGGTAAGACGACCCTCCTCAATCACGTCCTGCGCAATCGCGAAGGACTGCGGGTGGCGGTGATCGTCAATGATATGAGCGAGGTCAATATAGATGCCGCTCTAGTCAAGGGCGGTGACGCCAACCTGTCACGCACGCAGGAAAAGCTGGTCGAAATGTCCAATGGCTGCATCTGCTGCACCCTGCGCGAAGACCTGCTGGAAGAGGTGCGGGTGCTGGCGCAATCCGGGCGCTTTGATTATCTGCTGATCGAAGGCACGGGCATAGCCGAGCCCATGCCGGTGGCGGCGACCTTCGATTTCGTTGAAGAAAGCGGCGTGTCTCTGGCCGATCTGGCCCGCGTCGATACCATGGTCACGGTCGTCGATACGTTCAACTTCCACCGCGACTATGGCTCCTCTGATTTTCTGGCTGATCGCGGTGAAAGTCTGGGCGAAGACGACACCCGCACCGTGGTCAATCTGCTGGTCGAACAGATCGAGTTTGCGGATGTTATTGTGCTCAACAAGCTCGACCTCGTCACCGACGACCAGCGGCGTGATGTCGAAGGCATCTGCCGTCAGTTCAATCCGCTGGCGCGCATCGTCTATGCCGAAAAGGGCGTGGTGCCGCTAAGCGACATACTCAACACGGGTCTGTTCAGTATGGAGCGCGCCCAGTCGGCCGCCGGCTGGCGACAGGCGCTGGAGTTCAACACCGTCCCCGAAACCGAAGAATACGGCATATCGAGCTTTGTGTACCGCGCCCGCCGTCCGTTTCATCCGGCGCGGCTGAAGGCGGTTCTCGACCGAGAATGGCCGGGTGTGTGGCGCTCAAAGGGCTTTTTTTGGCTGGCTTCGCGCATGGACTATGTGGGGTCGTGGTCGCAGGCCGGGGCCGCGGCCACTCATGAATGGGGCGGCTACTGGTGGGCGGCCATCCCGCCGAACCGCCGCCCGAACGACCCGGAGTCGCGGGCCTTTCTGGATCAGGTGTGGCGCGCCCCCTATGGCGACCGGCGGCAGGAAATCGTGCTGATCGGCAAGGGCATGGATCAGGCGGCTCTGACCGCCATGTTCGATGCGGCGTTGCTGACCCCGGCCGAGTGGCAACGCGGCCCCAAAAGCTGGTCAAAACTGCCTGACCCCTTCCCCGTCTGGGGACGCCAGAGCGAGCCCGCGTGA
- a CDS encoding MerC domain-containing protein, with product MSAARKVSKSRTLDALAMGLSGLCVAHCLLMPLVFAALPFLDVFNENPLVHQVLVGVAAPVSLFALIRSGGWRRAGLSAMALAGLGLLSVAAFYAPAEAWETPLSVMGAALLATMHLFNARLPHRH from the coding sequence ATGTCGGCCGCGCGTAAAGTTTCCAAAAGCCGGACCCTTGATGCGCTGGCTATGGGCCTGTCGGGCTTGTGTGTGGCGCATTGCCTCCTGATGCCGCTGGTGTTTGCGGCCCTGCCGTTTCTGGACGTTTTCAATGAAAACCCGCTCGTCCATCAGGTGCTGGTGGGGGTGGCCGCTCCGGTGAGCCTGTTTGCCCTGATCCGCTCCGGCGGCTGGCGACGGGCAGGGCTGAGCGCGATGGCCCTTGCGGGGTTGGGGCTGCTCAGCGTGGCGGCATTTTATGCGCCGGCCGAAGCCTGGGAAACGCCCCTGAGCGTCATGGGTGCGGCGCTGTTAGCGACCATGCACCTCTTCAATGCCCGCCTGCCACATCGACACTAA